One genomic window of Halolamina sediminis includes the following:
- a CDS encoding Tfx family DNA-binding protein — protein sequence MTDGDAPGEDADGGSDVPTAAELLGQAGFEADGNVLTRRQAEVLALREHGLRQADIADRLGTSRANVSSVEASARANVEKARETVSFADALSAPVRVRVEDGTDLYDVPDLVYEACDDAGVKVGYAAPELMKVVSDAAGDAVHGREVRAELLVGVTSDGQVRVRRAYEE from the coding sequence ATGACCGACGGTGACGCGCCGGGCGAGGATGCCGACGGCGGGAGCGACGTTCCGACCGCCGCGGAGCTACTCGGGCAGGCGGGGTTCGAGGCCGACGGCAACGTCCTCACGCGCCGACAGGCCGAGGTGCTCGCGCTCCGGGAGCACGGCCTGCGGCAGGCCGACATCGCCGACCGGCTCGGCACCTCGCGGGCGAACGTCTCGAGCGTCGAGGCCAGCGCCCGGGCGAACGTCGAGAAAGCCCGCGAAACCGTCTCCTTCGCCGACGCGCTCTCGGCGCCGGTCCGCGTCCGCGTCGAGGACGGGACCGACCTCTACGACGTCCCGGATCTGGTGTACGAGGCCTGCGACGACGCGGGGGTGAAGGTGGGGTACGCGGCGCCCGAACTGATGAAGGTCGTCAGCGACGCCGCCGGCGACGCCGTCCACGGCCGGGAGGTACGCGCGGAACTGCTCGTGGGCGTCACGAGCGACGGACAGGTCCGCGTACGCCGGGCGTACGAGGAGTAG
- a CDS encoding amphi-Trp domain-containing protein, which produces MPEEQLFKTEEVHSRAEIADVLATAAEQLEDGTVALEGATETRAVDVPENPRLEVELERLTDSETGEQRYELEYEIRWTE; this is translated from the coding sequence ATGCCCGAGGAACAACTCTTCAAGACCGAGGAGGTCCACTCACGTGCAGAGATCGCCGACGTGCTCGCGACGGCTGCCGAACAGCTCGAGGACGGGACCGTCGCCCTCGAGGGAGCGACCGAGACACGGGCGGTCGACGTCCCGGAGAACCCCCGGCTCGAGGTCGAACTCGAACGCCTCACCGACTCCGAGACCGGCGAGCAGCGATACGAGCTCGAGTACGAGATCCGGTGGACGGAGTAG
- a CDS encoding TRAM domain-containing protein, translating into MPDCPLADDCPSFSERIEGMGCQHYGDRGGAEWCNHYDMPIDDLKEQPVKPGEEVVVDVTDIHESGAGVGRTEDGFIILIDGLLPDCRARVRIDRVKSSHATAKKVLEKMPLDEEAEDADGDELDGEGVEPDDEDGRPDRTDRERLGSRDNFWGGDGA; encoded by the coding sequence ATGCCGGACTGTCCGTTAGCCGACGACTGCCCCAGCTTCTCCGAGCGGATCGAGGGCATGGGCTGTCAGCACTACGGCGACAGGGGGGGTGCCGAGTGGTGCAACCATTACGACATGCCCATCGACGATCTCAAAGAGCAGCCCGTGAAGCCGGGGGAGGAGGTCGTCGTCGACGTGACGGACATCCACGAGAGCGGCGCCGGTGTCGGCCGAACCGAGGACGGGTTCATCATCCTGATCGACGGCCTGCTGCCCGACTGCCGGGCACGGGTCCGCATCGACCGGGTGAAATCCAGCCACGCCACGGCGAAGAAAGTCCTCGAGAAGATGCCACTCGACGAGGAGGCGGAGGACGCCGACGGCGACGAGCTGGACGGGGAGGGGGTCGAACCCGACGACGAGGACGGTCGCCCCGACCGCACCGACCGCGAACGGCTCGGCTCCCGGGACAACTTCTGGGGCGGCGACGGCGCCTGA
- a CDS encoding RNA-guided endonuclease TnpB family protein — MGEEATKTIQTRLHVASGERSWLHDARLASREIFNDSIRLKQQGDNRTEIQREVDRDELLRNNKCAVVGKALQTWDSYQSLKEWWENEDDPDGGKPTPPSTDKSGAYPLVMAHTEGYRLTVDDDTDRVQVRISPKPYKKVKGHLRGEPDAMGVLRDAITSDEADVGQAELLYRDGVYYLHVTITREFDVPQPDTADTVVGVDINERNIALTALDRESIRTKGTLVLDYGRVKQERQRYHTITTRCQEHGKTSIHRKHGDKEERFTEWVLHRISRAVVEFAEQFSNPVIVFEDMTGIRDEIKYGSYMNRRLHKLPFHKFERFVSYKATWREIPTDTVDAYYNSKTCSCCGERGYRQGRRFRCTNDECDVAQDHADRNASVNIAWRETAKLDGNESNYRTHKTQPQVRLVRLSGSGRVSRPTSSRSLAEQGVLVHG, encoded by the coding sequence ATGGGTGAGGAAGCCACAAAGACGATTCAGACGCGCCTTCACGTAGCGTCTGGTGAACGATCGTGGCTTCACGATGCCCGGCTCGCCTCACGCGAGATCTTCAACGACAGCATCCGACTCAAACAACAAGGAGACAATCGCACCGAGATACAGCGGGAGGTTGATCGCGACGAACTCTTGCGAAACAACAAGTGCGCGGTCGTCGGCAAAGCCCTCCAAACGTGGGACTCCTACCAATCACTCAAAGAGTGGTGGGAGAATGAAGACGACCCTGATGGCGGCAAGCCGACGCCGCCGAGTACGGATAAATCTGGTGCGTACCCGCTTGTGATGGCGCACACGGAAGGCTACCGCCTCACCGTGGACGACGACACAGACCGCGTCCAAGTCCGCATCAGCCCGAAACCATACAAGAAGGTGAAAGGCCACCTGCGCGGCGAACCTGACGCAATGGGCGTGCTTCGAGACGCTATCACGTCGGATGAGGCGGATGTGGGGCAGGCCGAACTCCTGTACCGCGATGGCGTGTACTACCTACACGTCACGATCACACGCGAGTTCGACGTGCCCCAACCTGATACCGCCGATACTGTGGTCGGCGTGGACATCAACGAGCGTAACATCGCTCTCACTGCCCTTGACCGTGAGTCGATTCGGACGAAGGGCACGCTCGTCCTCGACTATGGACGAGTCAAACAGGAACGCCAACGCTACCACACGATAACCACTCGCTGTCAGGAACACGGCAAGACGAGTATCCACCGGAAACACGGTGACAAGGAAGAGCGATTCACCGAGTGGGTGTTGCATCGAATCTCCCGTGCTGTCGTGGAGTTCGCAGAACAGTTCTCGAATCCGGTTATCGTGTTCGAAGATATGACCGGTATCCGCGACGAAATCAAGTACGGGTCATATATGAACCGCCGATTGCACAAACTCCCGTTCCACAAGTTCGAGAGATTTGTATCGTACAAGGCGACGTGGCGGGAGATTCCGACGGATACGGTGGACGCTTACTACAACTCGAAGACGTGTTCGTGCTGTGGCGAGCGTGGGTATCGGCAGGGACGGCGGTTCCGGTGTACGAACGACGAGTGTGACGTGGCGCAAGACCACGCCGACCGGAACGCGTCGGTGAACATCGCGTGGCGCGAGACGGCGAAACTCGACGGTAACGAATCGAATTACCGGACTCACAAAACCCAACCGCAGGTTCGGTTGGTGCGTCTGTCCGGGTCGGGGCGTGTAAGCCGCCCAACCTCATCCCGATCCCTCGCGGAACAGGGAGTGCTAGTGCACGGCTGA